From a single Nostoc edaphicum CCNP1411 genomic region:
- a CDS encoding leucine zipper domain-containing protein produces MTPEEIAGTLTELFGTSAVAGIAPGSWQVDTSTFRLLVLLSEDNTWLRVLLPILPIQQAQPFLEQFLEANFDDTQEVRYALHEGGIWGVFQHNSSTLVSADLSNAINRLVSLYQAGLDNVFNRLIESRIRQIIQVAKQQGQSLQATMQSLERFYAEGMMGEIDSSAKGREEVLTAWRRQLERLWNEG; encoded by the coding sequence ATGACACCTGAAGAAATTGCGGGTACGCTCACAGAATTATTTGGTACATCGGCTGTTGCCGGCATTGCTCCTGGATCGTGGCAAGTAGACACTTCTACTTTTCGGCTATTGGTGCTGCTTTCTGAAGATAATACTTGGCTGCGAGTTTTACTACCTATTCTGCCCATCCAACAAGCCCAACCATTTTTAGAACAGTTCCTAGAAGCCAACTTTGATGACACTCAAGAAGTACGTTACGCTTTGCATGAAGGGGGAATTTGGGGGGTATTTCAACATAACAGCAGCACTTTAGTAAGTGCAGATTTATCCAATGCAATCAACCGACTTGTATCTCTCTATCAGGCTGGATTAGATAATGTTTTTAATCGACTAATTGAAAGCCGCATCCGGCAAATTATTCAGGTAGCAAAACAGCAAGGGCAATCTCTACAAGCTACTATGCAAAGCTTAGAACGCTTTTACGCAGAAGGAATGATGGGCGAAATAGACTCATCCGCAAAAGGGCGAGAAGAAGTCCTAACTGCTTGGCGGCGTCAGTTAGAACGTTTATGGAATGAGGGTTGA
- a CDS encoding caspase family protein: MSRDALVVGINKYNFPGASALRSPANDAEAIAKRLSEAGNFHVKRLPEFLDSREADAPRIAKNQEVKVADLEKALEQLFDPEGKSVPDTALFYFSGHGLRKGRRKEGFLATSDTDCDGNWGLRLKWLRDLLQDSPVRQQIIWLDCCYSGELFNFTEADPGDRGNTRDRCFIAACREFELANENVRTASSVLTSAILRGFELAELSNQWVTNETLVAFLRQELETAPQKFISNNLGCINLFFRKETTNKQAVQSAPVQTSSPPNQTAKLAEQLQAWFTALRYGFEKYEINNENYFEWIINVNNPVEKKGYNRVLVRGITGEAGMADVAALRQSVNTRKTDIGWLITNRRVSRAAKDEVNKQENQNLFCYTLDELLDRDADFSGYLNWLENEIKQRGIDRTYVPLACTKDEFDPKSKQKMGMSRYAQADGWIDGYVERWLDDPAKEHLSILGEFGTGKTWFGLHYAWTALQRYRDAQRRGVERPRLPLVIPLRDYAKAVSVESLFSEFFFRKHEIPLPGYSAFEQLNRMGKVLLIFDGFDEMAARVNRQEMINNFWELAKVVVPGAKVILTCRTEHFPEAKEGRALLSAELQASTINLPLETPRFEVLELEKFDDEQIRQVLAFRAEPETVEQIMSNPTLRDLARRPVMTELIIEALPEIEAGKPVDISRVYLYAVRHKMERDIKTKRTFTSLADKLYFLCELSWEMLSTDRMSMNYKEFPDRIRRLFPAVVQEEKDLDHWHYDMMGQTMLIRNAEGDYSPAHRSLLEFFAAYKLVAELGVLAPDFTELAQAQSYLNTLPPQDYTWPEYFQRQCGEDRQLLSIAPLNSFAKASLEKLSNYFGTAPLAKALLDLAVPMLDEQVFKQRLLALIQSTRGKNQTQVGYIGGNLVKLLLARNPYSLEKSDLSHTVITDVNFANASLRWINLMGADLANSVFAPVLGVVLSVAFSADGKKLVIGDSKGTVQVWEASSGRVLLFLQGHEDWVRSVAFSPDGQRIVSGSDDNTVRLWDVNGQPIGQPFVGHDSGVNSVAFSPDGQRIVSGSNDKTVRLWDVNGQPIGQPFVGHDSGVNSVAFSPDGQRIVSGSSDTVRLWNVNGQPIGQPFAGHEDWVRSVAFSPDGQRIVSGSDDKTVRLWDVNGQPIGQPFLGHENEVNSVAFSPDGQRIVSGSDDKTVRLWDVNGQPISQPFLGHENEVNSVAFSPDGQRIVSGSDDKTVRLWDVNGQPISQPFVGHDSAVYSVAFSPDGQRIVSGSSDTVRLWDVNGQPISQPFVGHDSAVWGVAFSSDGQRIVSGSSDKTVRLWDVNGQPIGQPFLGHDSEVNSVAFSPDCERIVGGSFDKTVRLWDVNGQPISQPFLGHNSVVWGVAFSPDGQRIVSGSSDKTVWLWDVNGQPIGQPFLGHDSAVWGVAFSPDGQRIVSGSSDQTVRLWDVNGQPIGQPFLGHDSGVYSVAFSPDGQRIVSGSSDQTVRLWDVNGQPIGQPFLGHDSAVYSVAFSPDGQRIVSGSYDETIRIWDATTGDCLRVISYKLCAGLNITGVTGLTSAQRIALKLMGAIE, encoded by the coding sequence ATGAGTAGAGATGCTTTAGTTGTTGGCATTAATAAGTATAATTTTCCAGGAGCGTCAGCGTTACGATCGCCTGCTAACGATGCAGAAGCGATCGCCAAGCGACTCAGTGAAGCTGGAAATTTTCATGTCAAGCGATTGCCTGAATTCCTAGATTCGCGTGAAGCTGATGCACCGCGCATAGCAAAGAATCAGGAAGTCAAGGTCGCAGACTTAGAGAAGGCTTTAGAGCAACTATTTGATCCTGAAGGTAAAAGCGTTCCAGATACAGCCCTCTTCTATTTTTCTGGGCATGGTCTTCGTAAAGGTCGGCGCAAAGAAGGTTTTCTAGCTACTAGTGATACCGATTGTGATGGGAACTGGGGACTGCGATTAAAGTGGCTGCGTGATTTATTGCAAGACAGCCCAGTACGGCAGCAAATTATTTGGTTGGACTGTTGTTACAGTGGGGAACTATTCAATTTTACAGAAGCTGATCCAGGCGATCGCGGAAATACACGCGATCGCTGTTTTATTGCTGCTTGCAGAGAATTTGAGTTAGCCAATGAAAATGTGCGTACAGCCAGTAGTGTACTCACTAGCGCGATTTTGCGCGGATTTGAATTGGCTGAACTATCTAACCAATGGGTCACCAACGAAACCCTAGTAGCATTCTTACGGCAGGAATTAGAAACAGCACCCCAAAAATTCATCTCTAACAATTTGGGGTGTATTAATCTCTTTTTTAGGAAAGAAACAACGAATAAGCAAGCTGTTCAATCTGCGCCTGTACAAACTTCGAGTCCACCAAATCAGACAGCTAAATTGGCAGAGCAATTACAGGCTTGGTTCACTGCCTTGCGCTATGGCTTTGAAAAGTATGAAATTAACAATGAAAATTATTTTGAGTGGATTATTAATGTCAATAACCCTGTAGAGAAAAAGGGATATAACCGAGTTTTGGTGCGCGGCATTACAGGAGAAGCCGGAATGGCAGATGTTGCTGCCTTGCGACAGTCAGTAAATACCCGAAAAACAGATATAGGTTGGCTAATCACCAATCGCCGTGTCAGTCGCGCTGCCAAAGATGAGGTAAACAAGCAAGAAAATCAAAATTTATTTTGCTACACCCTTGATGAGTTGCTGGATAGGGATGCCGATTTTAGTGGCTACCTCAACTGGCTAGAAAATGAAATCAAGCAACGGGGAATTGACCGCACTTATGTACCCCTAGCTTGTACCAAAGACGAGTTCGATCCCAAATCAAAGCAAAAAATGGGCATGAGCCGTTACGCTCAAGCTGATGGTTGGATTGATGGTTATGTTGAGCGCTGGCTTGATGATCCTGCCAAAGAACACCTTTCTATTTTGGGTGAATTTGGCACTGGCAAAACCTGGTTTGGGTTGCATTATGCCTGGACTGCCCTGCAACGCTATCGGGATGCTCAACGCCGGGGAGTAGAACGCCCACGTCTACCATTAGTCATACCTTTACGGGACTATGCCAAAGCAGTGAGTGTAGAATCGCTATTTTCAGAATTCTTTTTTCGCAAGCATGAAATCCCACTGCCTGGTTATTCTGCCTTTGAACAACTCAACCGTATGGGTAAAGTGTTGTTGATTTTTGATGGCTTTGATGAAATGGCAGCTAGAGTCAATCGCCAAGAGATGATCAACAACTTCTGGGAACTAGCCAAAGTAGTAGTACCAGGGGCAAAGGTAATTCTCACCTGTCGCACCGAACATTTCCCAGAAGCCAAAGAAGGAAGGGCTTTGCTAAGTGCAGAGTTACAAGCTTCTACAATTAACTTGCCTCTAGAGACACCGCGCTTTGAAGTGCTGGAATTAGAAAAATTTGATGACGAGCAAATTCGGCAAGTATTAGCGTTTCGTGCTGAACCTGAGACAGTAGAACAGATAATGAGTAATCCGACATTGCGGGATTTGGCACGTCGTCCGGTAATGACGGAATTGATTATAGAAGCTTTGCCAGAGATTGAGGCGGGCAAGCCAGTAGATATATCACGGGTATATTTATATGCTGTGCGGCACAAGATGGAGAGAGATATCAAAACCAAGCGCACCTTTACCTCATTGGCAGATAAGCTCTATTTTTTGTGTGAGTTGTCCTGGGAAATGCTCTCAACAGACCGGATGAGCATGAACTACAAAGAATTTCCCGACCGGATTCGGCGTTTATTTCCTGCTGTAGTCCAAGAAGAAAAAGATTTAGACCACTGGCATTACGACATGATGGGGCAGACAATGCTAATTCGTAATGCCGAAGGAGACTATAGCCCTGCCCATCGTTCGTTATTGGAATTTTTTGCTGCCTATAAGCTAGTGGCAGAGTTAGGCGTTTTAGCTCCCGACTTCACAGAACTGGCTCAAGCACAATCTTATTTAAATACTCTTCCACCACAAGATTACACTTGGCCAGAATACTTTCAACGACAGTGTGGAGAAGATAGGCAACTGCTCTCAATAGCACCGCTAAATTCATTTGCCAAAGCATCTCTAGAAAAATTATCTAATTACTTTGGTACGGCTCCCTTGGCAAAAGCTTTGCTGGATTTAGCTGTGCCAATGTTAGATGAGCAAGTATTTAAACAACGGTTGCTCGCACTAATTCAGTCAACTCGTGGCAAAAACCAGACTCAGGTGGGTTATATAGGTGGCAACCTGGTGAAATTACTACTAGCAAGAAATCCCTATAGTCTGGAAAAATCTGATCTCAGCCATACTGTGATTACAGACGTAAATTTTGCTAATGCCAGCTTGCGGTGGATAAATTTGATGGGAGCCGATCTCGCAAACTCGGTTTTTGCGCCAGTTCTGGGAGTGGTCTTGTCGGTGGCATTTAGTGCTGATGGCAAAAAATTGGTGATTGGAGATAGTAAGGGTACTGTACAAGTTTGGGAAGCATCCTCTGGCAGAGTCTTGTTGTTCCTTCAAGGGCATGAAGATTGGGTCAGATCAGTGGCGTTTTCCCCCGACGGTCAGCGGATTGTCAGTGGCAGTGATGACAACACAGTACGGTTGTGGGATGTGAATGGTCAGCCCATTGGTCAACCCTTTGTCGGGCATGATTCTGGGGTCAATTCAGTGGCGTTTTCCCCCGACGGTCAGCGGATTGTCAGTGGCAGTAATGACAAGACAGTACGGTTGTGGGATGTGAATGGTCAGCCCATTGGTCAACCCTTTGTCGGGCATGATTCTGGGGTCAATTCAGTGGCGTTTTCCCCCGACGGTCAGCGCATTGTTAGTGGCAGTTCTGACACAGTACGGTTGTGGAATGTGAATGGTCAGCCTATTGGTCAACCATTTGCCGGGCATGAAGATTGGGTAAGATCCGTGGCGTTTTCCCCTGACGGTCAGCGCATTGTCAGTGGCAGTGATGACAAGACAGTACGGTTGTGGGATGTGAATGGTCAGCCCATTGGTCAACCCTTTTTGGGGCATGAAAATGAGGTCAATTCAGTGGCGTTTTCCCCCGACGGTCAGCGCATTGTCAGTGGCAGTGATGACAAGACAGTACGGTTGTGGGATGTGAATGGTCAGCCCATTTCTCAACCCTTTTTGGGGCATGAAAATGAGGTCAATTCAGTGGCGTTTTCCCCCGACGGTCAGCGCATTGTCAGTGGCAGTGATGACAAGACAGTACGGTTGTGGGATGTGAATGGTCAGCCCATTTCTCAACCCTTTGTGGGGCATGATTCTGCGGTCTATTCAGTGGCGTTTTCCCCCGACGGTCAGCGCATTGTTAGTGGCAGTTCTGACACAGTACGGTTGTGGGATGTGAATGGTCAGCCCATTTCTCAACCCTTTGTGGGGCATGATTCTGCGGTCTGGGGAGTGGCGTTTTCCTCTGACGGTCAACGGATTGTCAGTGGCAGTTCTGACAAGACAGTACGGTTGTGGGATGTAAATGGTCAGCCCATTGGTCAACCCTTTTTGGGGCATGATTCTGAGGTCAATTCGGTGGCATTTTCCCCCGATTGTGAGCGAATTGTCGGTGGCAGTTTTGACAAGACAGTACGGTTGTGGGATGTGAATGGTCAACCCATTAGTCAACCCTTTTTGGGACATAATTCTGTGGTCTGGGGAGTGGCGTTTTCCCCCGACGGTCAGCGCATTGTTAGTGGCAGTTCTGACAAGACAGTATGGTTGTGGGATGTGAATGGTCAGCCCATTGGTCAACCCTTTTTGGGGCATGATTCTGCGGTGTGGGGAGTGGCGTTTTCCCCCGACGGTCAGCGCATTGTTAGTGGCAGTTCTGACCAGACAGTACGGTTGTGGGATGTAAATGGTCAGCCCATTGGTCAACCCTTTTTGGGGCATGATTCTGGGGTCTATTCAGTGGCGTTTTCCCCCGACGGTCAGCGGATTGTCAGTGGCAGTTCTGACCAGACAGTACGGTTGTGGGATGTGAATGGTCAGCCCATTGGTCAACCCTTTTTGGGGCATGATTCTGCGGTCTATTCAGTGGCGTTTTCCCCCGACGGTCAACGCATTGTCAGTGGCAGTTATGATGAAACCATCCGTATTTGGGATGCAACTACTGGCGACTGTCTGCGGGTAATTAGCTATAAACTTTGTGCAGGGCTGAATATCACAGGTGTAACAGGGCTAACGTCAGCACAGCGCATAGCATTAAAACTAATGGGAGCGATTGAATAA
- a CDS encoding dienelactone hydrolase family protein, with protein sequence MKEITRRKFIATTTLATGFALAVQPISAQVISTDAKGLVAGAVKIPVKDGEIPAYRAAPATGDNFPIVLVIQEIFGVHEHIQDVARRFAQLGYLAIAPELFVRQGDVLKLSSIDEIRPIVAKVPDAQVLSDLDATVNWAVKSAKGNADKLGITGFCWGGRITWLYAVHNPKVKAGVAWYGRLVGDATELQPKYPVDIASKLTVPVLGLYGGKDTGIPLDTVEQMRDRLKSSSSKSEIIVYPDAPHAFFADYRPSYREKEAKEGWKRLLAWFKQNGV encoded by the coding sequence ATGAAAGAAATAACACGCCGCAAATTTATCGCAACAACCACTCTGGCGACGGGTTTTGCCTTGGCAGTGCAACCCATTTCTGCCCAAGTCATTAGCACTGATGCTAAGGGATTGGTAGCTGGTGCGGTGAAAATTCCCGTTAAAGATGGCGAAATCCCTGCTTACAGAGCAGCACCTGCTACTGGTGACAATTTTCCCATTGTCCTGGTAATCCAAGAAATCTTTGGTGTACATGAGCATATTCAAGATGTCGCTCGTCGCTTTGCTCAGTTGGGGTATTTAGCGATCGCACCCGAATTATTTGTGCGTCAAGGCGATGTCTTAAAATTAAGCAGCATAGACGAAATTCGCCCAATTGTTGCCAAAGTTCCAGATGCTCAAGTGTTATCCGATCTTGACGCTACGGTAAACTGGGCAGTGAAATCAGCTAAGGGTAATGCCGACAAATTGGGGATTACAGGCTTCTGCTGGGGCGGCCGCATTACCTGGTTATACGCAGTCCACAATCCCAAGGTGAAGGCTGGTGTGGCTTGGTACGGGCGACTCGTGGGCGATGCTACCGAACTTCAGCCCAAGTATCCCGTGGATATTGCATCAAAACTGACAGTCCCAGTTCTCGGACTCTATGGTGGGAAGGATACAGGTATTCCATTAGATACAGTAGAGCAGATGCGCGATCGCTTAAAGTCCAGCAGCAGCAAATCTGAAATCATCGTCTACCCCGATGCACCCCACGCATTTTTTGCCGATTATCGTCCCTCCTACCGCGAGAAAGAAGCTAAGGAAGGTTGGAAACGTCTCTTGGCATGGTTTAAGCAGAATGGCGTGTAA
- a CDS encoding PAS domain S-box protein produces the protein MNIEKFIQRAEALHKRLADLYQTANVLPWIPADLLPQAFKELYNTSKIVQLAAEELYQQNEELLQTRDWLEAERQRYQELFELAPDGYLVTNTEGIIQEANLTAAKLLNVSKHFLVGKSMINFVLLEERQQIRNELVQLSQSDRVKELLVRLQQHYGEFFDAALTVAVVRNHQGKAISLRWIVRNITERQQFESVVIKNDNNLFNTRPIHKHSKGETIPLNPLVIWYVCQGLVKLSTYSETGEELLIGLATAGMVFGSSLTSLNIYQATALSDVELVSIYASEIAASPNLSHTLLPKINQRLQQTESFLVICGKRRVQERLQHLLQLLKREVGETVPEGTRLSVRFTHEDIASACCTTRVTITRLMGKLQEQGVISFDLKKHIILKDFD, from the coding sequence GTGAACATAGAAAAATTTATCCAACGCGCAGAAGCATTGCATAAGCGTTTAGCAGATTTATACCAAACTGCAAATGTATTACCTTGGATTCCCGCGGATCTTCTACCACAAGCTTTCAAGGAACTCTATAACACTTCAAAGATAGTACAATTAGCGGCGGAGGAACTGTATCAGCAAAATGAGGAACTATTACAAACACGGGATTGGTTAGAAGCGGAACGCCAACGCTATCAAGAATTATTCGAGTTGGCTCCAGACGGTTATTTAGTAACTAATACAGAAGGAATCATCCAAGAAGCTAATCTTACCGCAGCTAAGTTGCTCAATGTTTCAAAGCATTTTTTGGTGGGCAAATCAATGATTAATTTTGTCCTTTTAGAAGAACGTCAGCAGATTCGCAACGAACTAGTACAGCTATCCCAATCAGACAGAGTTAAAGAGTTATTGGTACGTTTACAACAACATTATGGCGAGTTTTTTGATGCAGCTTTGACAGTGGCAGTTGTCCGCAATCACCAGGGTAAAGCAATTTCTCTGCGCTGGATAGTGCGTAATATTACTGAGCGTCAGCAGTTTGAATCAGTAGTAATTAAGAATGACAACAATCTTTTCAATACTCGTCCCATACATAAACACTCTAAAGGAGAAACTATTCCCCTCAACCCATTAGTAATTTGGTACGTTTGTCAGGGTTTGGTCAAACTCAGTACCTACAGTGAAACTGGTGAAGAACTGCTAATAGGATTGGCAACAGCAGGAATGGTTTTTGGCTCTAGTTTGACATCTTTAAACATCTACCAAGCAACAGCCCTCTCTGATGTTGAGTTGGTGTCAATTTATGCGTCAGAAATAGCAGCTTCTCCAAATCTGAGTCATACTCTTTTACCAAAAATTAATCAGCGGTTACAGCAAACAGAATCTTTTTTAGTCATTTGTGGAAAACGACGGGTACAAGAGCGTTTGCAGCATCTATTACAACTTTTGAAACGAGAAGTGGGTGAAACTGTGCCGGAGGGTACTCGTCTAAGTGTTCGCTTCACTCACGAAGATATTGCTAGTGCCTGCTGTACTACGAGAGTCACAATTACACGATTGATGGGCAAATTACAAGAGCAAGGTGTAATCAGTTTTGACTTAAAAAAACACATTATCTTGAAAGATTTTGATTGA
- the dnaN gene encoding DNA polymerase III subunit beta: MKLVCSQSDLSTNLSLVSRAVPSRPTHPVLANVLLQADAETNQVSLTAFDLSLGIRTSFNAEVWQGGAIALPAKLLVDITSRLPEGEITLDDESALTGATPGGEGLIVTLTPKSGHYQVRAMGPEEFPELPVIENTEVIHLTTAALIEGLRGSLFATSGDETKQVLTGVHLTVKQDTLEFAATDGHRLAVVETSNERPLGGTSQLEVTVPARALRELQRMLAHSASSDEPVALYFDQGQVVFAWQNQRLTSRTLEGQYPAYRQLIPRQFERQVTIERRQFVSTLERIAVLADQKNNIVKVSIDSEAQEITLSCEAQDVGSGRESMPAQISGENIEIAFNIKYLMEGLKELPSSEIQMHLNQSLTPVIFTPLGGLKMTYLAMPVQLRS; encoded by the coding sequence ATGAAATTAGTTTGCTCCCAAAGCGATCTCAGTACAAATCTCTCACTCGTAAGTCGTGCAGTGCCTTCACGACCAACTCATCCAGTACTTGCCAATGTGCTGCTACAAGCGGATGCTGAAACTAACCAGGTAAGTTTAACAGCCTTTGATCTCAGCTTGGGAATCCGCACCAGCTTTAACGCAGAGGTATGGCAAGGAGGTGCGATCGCACTTCCTGCTAAGTTACTTGTAGATATCACCTCTCGTCTTCCAGAAGGCGAAATCACTTTAGATGATGAATCAGCCCTCACAGGTGCAACACCCGGTGGAGAGGGTTTAATAGTTACACTCACACCCAAGAGTGGACATTACCAAGTCCGAGCAATGGGGCCTGAAGAATTTCCCGAACTACCTGTAATTGAAAATACCGAAGTAATCCATCTCACCACTGCTGCATTAATTGAGGGATTACGGGGTTCATTGTTTGCTACGAGTGGTGATGAAACCAAGCAAGTACTTACGGGAGTACATTTAACAGTTAAACAAGATACCCTAGAATTTGCAGCTACCGACGGACATCGCCTAGCAGTAGTAGAAACTAGCAACGAGCGTCCTCTAGGCGGAACTAGTCAACTAGAAGTGACAGTACCAGCTAGGGCATTACGCGAACTTCAACGAATGTTAGCTCATAGCGCCTCTTCGGATGAACCTGTAGCTTTATATTTCGATCAAGGTCAAGTTGTATTTGCATGGCAAAACCAACGCTTGACTAGTCGCACATTAGAAGGGCAATATCCTGCCTATCGACAATTAATCCCCCGCCAATTTGAGCGGCAAGTGACAATAGAACGGCGACAATTCGTCAGCACCTTGGAACGGATTGCTGTACTAGCTGATCAGAAAAATAATATTGTCAAGGTCAGTATTGATAGCGAAGCTCAAGAAATTACTTTATCATGTGAAGCTCAAGATGTGGGCAGTGGTAGAGAGTCAATGCCGGCACAGATTTCTGGGGAAAACATTGAAATTGCTTTTAACATTAAATATTTGATGGAAGGCTTGAAAGAGTTACCATCTTCCGAAATTCAAATGCATTTAAATCAAAGCCTAACTCCAGTGATTTTTACACCATTGGGTGGTTTGAAAATGACCTATTTAGCTATGCCTGTGCAACTTAGAAGTTAA
- a CDS encoding ATP-binding protein has translation MSQPEYTTAQATALTNHDRKPIHIPGSIQPHGVLLALSTQLEILQVSNNTQAYLGKEPEDLLGKPLSYLLNSLQVETVKQCLVKKIGSANAFKVLINTSHEERYFDAIAHRTEEAVILELEPTDSKSELSFLSFHTLAGVAIAKMQSTSNLIEFLHLIAEEVQKIIGFDRVMVYQFDQSEAGSVVAEVKREDLSPYLGLHYPATDIPAQARELYTRCFLRFLPDLTAEPVKLIPTENPTTHQHLDLSYCLLRSFDWCCAEYHQNMGVKALLVISLIQEQKLWGLISCHHQTPKYISYEVRKMCEFLGQIVSSELAHKISHSEWDYKVKLKSLQSEFLESISQADNFIDALIKPEIRLLDLVSASGAAVCLDNEITLVGTTPNIDEVRALIEWADIQVSDNLFSTDSLPKLYPEALRFKDTASGLLLLRISKIRRYYILWFRPEVLQTVHWAGNPQESIQTKADGSHTLSPRKSFEQWQETVRLTSLPWKACELDSAIALNNAIVGIVLSKADELAKINLELERSNQELASFAYAASHDLKEPLRGIYNFSTVLLEDYGQLLDDEGIECLQTVVSLSVRMETLINALLRLSQLGQAHLREQATNLNELLTQVIEVFRASRQDSGLMDIRIPRPLPTVQCDRVLVNEVFSNLLGNAFKYNDKAKQWVEIGYLSQEEAEGRREQGETRGITHAQCPMPHAPYPIFYIRDNGIGIPQHHLETIFRLFKRLHSQEKYGGGAGAGLAIVKKIVELHNGKIWVESTLGVGSMFYFTLE, from the coding sequence ATGAGCCAGCCTGAATATACTACAGCCCAAGCAACAGCCCTGACTAACCACGATCGCAAACCTATTCACATACCTGGCTCTATTCAACCTCATGGAGTTCTACTAGCACTCAGTACTCAGCTAGAGATACTGCAAGTTAGCAACAATACCCAAGCATATTTGGGCAAGGAGCCAGAAGATTTACTTGGCAAGCCTTTGAGCTATTTACTTAACTCTTTGCAAGTGGAAACTGTTAAGCAGTGCTTGGTGAAAAAAATTGGCAGTGCTAATGCTTTCAAAGTATTAATAAATACCTCGCATGAGGAACGATACTTTGACGCTATTGCTCATCGTACAGAAGAGGCTGTGATTCTGGAGCTAGAACCTACTGACTCAAAATCGGAGTTGAGTTTCTTAAGCTTCCATACTTTGGCAGGTGTTGCGATCGCAAAAATGCAAAGCACATCCAATCTGATAGAATTTTTGCATTTAATAGCTGAAGAAGTCCAAAAAATCATTGGTTTTGATCGGGTGATGGTCTATCAATTTGACCAGTCAGAAGCGGGTTCTGTTGTTGCAGAAGTCAAACGGGAAGATTTATCACCTTATTTAGGACTCCACTATCCCGCTACAGACATTCCGGCTCAGGCTAGGGAGTTATACACGCGCTGCTTTCTCCGATTTCTCCCTGATTTGACTGCCGAACCTGTCAAACTAATTCCAACGGAAAACCCGACAACACATCAGCATCTTGACTTAAGCTACTGTCTACTACGGAGTTTTGATTGGTGTTGTGCAGAATATCATCAAAATATGGGAGTAAAAGCTCTTTTGGTGATTTCGCTCATTCAAGAGCAGAAGCTTTGGGGATTAATATCCTGTCACCATCAAACACCAAAGTATATTTCTTACGAAGTCCGCAAGATGTGCGAATTTTTGGGACAAATCGTCTCTTCAGAATTAGCGCACAAAATTAGTCACTCAGAATGGGATTATAAGGTAAAACTCAAATCGCTACAGTCCGAGTTCCTTGAGTCTATTTCCCAAGCAGACAATTTTATCGATGCTCTAATTAAACCTGAAATCCGCTTGCTCGATCTTGTTAGTGCCTCTGGAGCGGCAGTTTGTCTAGATAATGAAATTACCCTTGTGGGAACAACACCGAATATTGATGAAGTTCGGGCGCTCATTGAATGGGCGGATATCCAAGTTAGTGACAACTTGTTTTCCACTGATTCTCTACCCAAGCTTTACCCAGAGGCGCTGAGATTTAAAGATACTGCGAGTGGTTTGCTGCTACTGCGGATTTCTAAAATTCGCCGCTATTACATCCTTTGGTTTCGTCCTGAAGTTCTCCAAACGGTACACTGGGCTGGAAATCCACAGGAATCTATTCAAACCAAGGCAGATGGTAGCCATACTTTATCTCCACGAAAATCTTTTGAACAATGGCAAGAAACGGTTAGATTAACCTCTCTACCTTGGAAAGCTTGTGAACTTGATAGTGCGATCGCTCTCAATAATGCGATCGTTGGTATTGTACTCTCAAAGGCGGATGAGTTAGCTAAAATCAACCTGGAGTTAGAGCGCAGCAACCAAGAACTAGCATCCTTTGCCTACGCCGCTTCCCATGATCTCAAGGAACCTTTGCGGGGCATTTATAACTTCTCGACAGTGCTGCTAGAAGATTATGGTCAACTATTAGATGATGAAGGAATTGAGTGCTTGCAAACAGTAGTCTCATTGTCTGTACGCATGGAAACTCTCATTAATGCTTTGCTGCGACTCTCACAGTTAGGACAAGCGCACCTGCGAGAGCAAGCAACTAACCTCAACGAATTACTCACCCAAGTAATTGAAGTCTTTCGTGCTAGTCGCCAAGACTCTGGACTGATGGATATTCGTATTCCTCGGCCTTTGCCAACAGTTCAGTGTGACCGAGTTCTCGTTAATGAAGTCTTCAGTAATCTGCTTGGTAATGCCTTCAAATACAACGATAAAGCAAAGCAATGGGTTGAGATTGGCTATCTTTCTCAAGAAGAAGCAGAGGGGCGGAGGGAGCAGGGGGAGACAAGGGGAATAACCCATGCCCAATGCCCAATGCCCCATGCCCCATACCCAATCTTTTATATCCGCGATAACGGTATTGGAATTCCACAGCATCACCTAGAAACCATTTTTAGATTATTTAAGCGGCTCCATTCCCAGGAAAAATACGGTGGAGGAGCAGGTGCTGGACTAGCTATTGTTAAGAAGATTGTTGAGCTTCACAACGGTAAAATTTGGGTTGAATCTACCCTAGGCGTTGGCTCAATGTTCTATTTTACGCTGGAATAG